A genomic segment from Desulfatiglans anilini DSM 4660 encodes:
- the rpsL gene encoding 30S ribosomal protein S12, translated as MPTINQLVRKGRRPPKKKTKTPALQGAPQKRGVCVRVYTSTPKKPNSALRKVARVRLTNGIEVTSYIPGMGHNLQEHSVVLIRGGRVKDLPGVRYHIIRGTMDTTGVGDRRQGRSKYGAKRPKGL; from the coding sequence ATGCCGACGATAAACCAGCTCGTCCGAAAAGGCCGTCGACCGCCGAAAAAGAAAACAAAGACACCGGCTCTGCAGGGTGCACCCCAGAAGAGAGGGGTGTGTGTCCGGGTTTATACCTCGACACCCAAAAAGCCCAACTCCGCTCTTCGAAAGGTGGCGAGGGTGCGATTGACCAATGGGATCGAGGTTACCTCCTACATACCCGGCATGGGGCATAATCTGCAGGAGCACTCGGTTGTGCTGATCCGCGGAGGGCGCGTGAAGGATCTTCCTGGTGTGCGTTATCACATCATTCGAGGCACCATGGATACGACGGGTGTCGGCGACAGGCGACAGGGC